Below is a window of Maribacter dokdonensis DSW-8 DNA.
TCTCAATGGATAAACAGAATTGGCGAGCCAATATCATCTTTCTGGGGGTATGTTGTTGATACGGATTTATACGATGATACACAGTTTAGAACTACTTATGTAGATAATCCTTGGAATAGAATTAACGGTCAGGCAGATGATACGATCGTTAAGGATTTAAATGGTGACGGTATCATTACAGAAGAAGATAAAACCATTTTAGGTGATCCATACCCAGATTTAGTGTACAGTTTTACTAATGAGTTTCAGATGGGGAATTTTGACTTCTCATTCATGGTACAAGGTAGCTTAGGTGCTCAAGTGAATAATATTGGTGATCAATATTTCTATAACTGGTTTGGTAATAGAACACGTAGTGGAGGAGAGGCGCAAGCAGTTGCTGACGGTTTAGTACCACATACATCTTTTATTCAAGAAAAGGTATTGACCAGTGAAGTTATAGCAAATGCAGATTATTTTTCTTTAAGAAATATAAATCTTGGATACAATTTCCCTGACGATGTAACATCTAAAATTGGTATTGGAGGTCTAAGAGTTTATGCAACTGCTCAGAATTTAGTGTATATCACTGCAGATGACTATCATGGTTTTAACCCTGAGCATGTAGATGGTTCTAACCCAAGGGCTTATGGTTCTCAAAGAGCTGGTACGCCAATATTTAGAACATTGACATTGGGTCTTAACATTGATTTTTAATTTTTAAAAGATACTTATTATGAAACATATAAAATATATAGTCTTTATGATCACAGGGGTGATATTCCATTCCTGTAGTGATGATTTTTTGAACCCTTTGCCAGAAACGGCAGTTGCGGTTGAGTCATTCTTTCAATCAGATGCAGATGTTTTAGCCGGTGTAATAGGCATTTATGATGCATTACAAGGTGTAAATGAAAATACGACCACAAATATTGGAGATGCCAATAGAGGGGTTCAGTTTGAGCACTTATTAACAGAGCATAGAACTGATAACACTCGTAACGCCACATTAGAAGGGTCTAAATCAGATTTTCACAGATATGTGGTAAATGCCAATAACGTAGAATCTGAAGATTACTATCAATCTATGTATGAGGTAATATTTAGGGCAAATAATATTTTAACCTTTATAGATGTTGCAGATGTGGAAAATCAAGCTAAATATGCTGCCGAGGCAAAATTTCTAAGAGCTTATGCATATTTTAACTTAGTTAGGTTGTATAGTGACGTTCCTTTGGTAACAGAAGTTGTTGGTCCAACTGATAATGAAGCTTTGTTTACCCGAATTCCTGAAGCACAGATTTATGCTCAAATAGTTGAGGATTTACAAGAAGCTGTGAACGTTTTGGATAATTCAGCTAAGGCAAGAGCTTCTAAAGCGGCGGCACAAGGTATTCTGGCTAAAGTTTATATGACTCAGCCAAACAAAAATTATTCTGGTGCTAGTCAACTTTGTGAAGCAATAATCAATAGTGGTAATTTTTCTTTGGAAAGTAACTATTCAGATGTTTTTTATGACGAGTTGAACGATGAAATTATTTTTGCGGTACAATATGTAGCTGGTAACAGTGCGGAGAGTCAAAGTTTTTCATCAGAATTCACTTCAACTTTCCGTCAAGGAAGAGAAGATGGGCAGAATATTGTGAATGATAATTTAGTAGCTGATTTCGTTGCCTATGGAGGTAACAGAACAGAGGTTTCTTATGTAACATTCAATACAACTTCAGAAGTTGCAAAATTTCTACCTGAAGGTACAGATCTTAGTGTAACACCGCCAGATTATGGTTTAAGTGCAAGAGATGCAGGTAACGATTATATAGCATTGAGATATGCTGATGTATTATTAATGCATGTAGAAGCGGCAATAGGTGATGGTACTAGTACAACTGATATTGGCGCTTTGGAATCTTTTCAAAAAATCAGGGATAGAGCTTTTCCTGATACAGCTCCAAACACTGTTTCAAGTGTTTCAAAAACAGAACTTTTAAGAGAAAGACGTGTTGAATTGGCATTTGAAAACCAACGTTGGTTCGATTTACTTAGGTTCGGTGTAGCTGATCAAGTATTGAGTGCACATGCTGAGGAAATGGGATACGTTTTTTCTTCTAGAGCTTTATTGCTGCCAATTCCTGCAAGGGAAATAAATATTAGTGGTGGTTTATTAACACAAAATCCAGGATATTAATATAAAAACTATGAGACAGAAAGTAAATATATTTAGTAAGACAAAACTATTGCTTATGGCTATAGTTTCGGCTGGCATGGTAGCTAGTTGTGTAAATGATGAACTTTTTAGGGATGATTTACCAGATACTAATTCAAAGGTAGACACGGTATTTCCAGCGGCTAATTTTTCTTATGCAGCTTCCTCAGATGATTTTAGGATCATCAATTTTACCAACCTAGCTACAGAAGCTACTGTTTTTGAATGGGATTTTGGTAATGGAAACACTTCAACGGAGCAGGATCCAACATTTACTTTTGACGGTGAAGGTACATATCCTGTAACGTTAACCGCAATAGACGGTAATGGTGTTACTGGTTCTACTACTATAGAGGTAATGGTTGTAGAAGGACCCTTTCAACCTATTATTCTTGAAGCTGGCTTTGAAGATGATACCTTGCCAGAAGGAGGGGGAGACGGTCGAGATTCTTGGAGAAATAGTGATTTGGGTGGTGTAATACAAATTACAGGTAGTCCGGTTACTTTTGGGGATCAAGGAGCAAAATTACCGGTACCGGCAGGTGATCGTGTAGGTTATCAGGAAATTACTGTAGAGCCAGATACTAATTATGATTTAAGTTTTTGGTATACTATGTTAAGTGGATCTTCTGATCCTTCATTAACTGTTGCTGTATTGGGTGTTACGGAGAATGGACCTTTTGCAAATAAAGAAGAGGCAAATGATGCAATTATAGCATCTGTAACCGTAACGGACGATTCTGAACCAGATGTTTATGTACAGCAAAAACTTTCGTTCAACTCAGGAATAAATAATACTGTTGCAATTTACTTTACAAACGGAGAAGTTGAGGCTAGACTTGATGATTTTACAATAGAAGTTGGAATACCAGGAGCTGTACCACCATCTGCAGGATTTGATATAGCACAGAGCGAAACAAACTTCTTAGAGTATACTTTTACGAACTCTTCTGTTAACGCTTCTACTTACGAGTGGGATTTTGGAGATGGTAATACTTCAACAGATGAGTCTCCTACACATGTATATGAAACTGCTGCAGATTATGTTGTGACATTAAATGCTACCAATGATTCTGGTTTATCAACGGAGTTGACTAAAAACATTACCATTTTGGCACCGGTATCAGCAGCCTTTTCTTTCGAAGTAGATGCAGATGATTATAGAACATATTCGTTTACCGATGAATCTGTGGATGCGGTAATGCTTTTATGGGAGTTTGGAGATGGTTACCAATTTACGGGTATGAATCCTACTCACACTTATGAAGAAGATGGTATATATGTAGTTACTTTAACAGCATATAGTCAAACAGGAAATACTTCCGAAGCAACGGAACAGATAACGATTTCAGATGGTTTTATTGTTGAGGTTGTAAACGGTGATTTCTCTGATGGTTCTTCTAGTTGGAAGCCATCTAGTTTTGATGGCAGTAATTCAAATGCCTTTAATACAAGTTCAGACGGAGATTCATTTGACTATACGGGAGCGGATACAGGTTCTAAAACACCTGGTGCAAAGTATACAAGTAGTACTACAATGGTAGGGCCACTTGAAAGTTTGTCAAGAACATCTTCTTCTAGAGCTGCATATCAAGAAATTACCGTAGAACCTAATAAAGAATATACGATAGAGTTTAGCGCAGCTATTACAAATAGTGGTGACGCTGTTTATGTAGAGATATTAGATGGTTGGTTTGATGGCGATGGCGCTGCTGCCTTTGCTAGTTCAACAGGAGCGGGTCCTTTAGGAAGAGCTGTAGTTGATGTTGCTAATGGTAAGGGTAACTTTACAATGGGTACCGATACATTTACTTCTAATGCAAGTGGACAGGTGACTATTTGGATGTATTCTTTGACCACTGCAGATGCATGGGTTGATAATATTAAGGTTTATGAAGCACCATAATTTATTTGATTCTAATGTATAGGATATCACATCTTTTGATATTATCATTAATGTTTCTCTCTGTAGAGGCTACCTCCCAAACTATGGGGGGTGACCTCACAGAGTCAGAAACAAAAACGGAGAAACGTAGTAAAAAAAAGAAAAGGAAAAAAACCAAACTTCCAGACATAGATTTATCACATTGGAAGGTTACAATTCCAGAGGGTTCTGGCAAGGGAGGTGCTATTAGTGTTGAACCTCCAGAAATTCTGGACTATGCAAATAATGATATCTTAAAACCATATATGTTTAATGATTCCACTAAAGGGGCGTTAACATTTTATGCATATCCTACTTCGGCTACTACGGCAAACACCAAGTATTCTAGGTCAGAACTTAGAGAACAAATGGTGCCCGGTGATGACAATGTAAACTGGACGTTTAAAAAAGGAGGAAGCTTAAAGGCAAAACTTTCGGTCGATGAAGTGTCAAGAGATAAAAATGGAAAGTACCACAAGGTTATCATTTTACAGATTCATGGTAGGTTAACCAATGAGCAAAAAGAACTAATAGGGCAAAAAGATAATAATGCCCCACCAGTTTTGAAAATTTATTGGCAGAACGGCAAAATAAGGGTAAAGACGAAAAAGCTAAAATTTGCTGATGTTAATTCAGTTGGAATATTACATGAAGAAGCTTGGACAGATGATGAAGGATTTAATTTTGAACAAGAGGTAGGCTTTGGAAAGTTTCAAATTGAAGTAAAAGTAACAGATGGTAAAATGGTAGTTTCATTGAATAATACTGAGTTTGCTGTTTATGATGATTTTAATATGAAGCGTTGGGGAGTATTTGAGAACTATTTTAAAGCAGGTAATTACTTTCAAAGTAGAGATGAAGGTTCTTTTGCTAAAGTTAGCTTCTATGATTTAGAAGTAAAACATTAATATGTATAAATGAAATTAAGGAATAGTCTAGTGATTACGAAGCATTTTGCAATTAGCTGTCTTTTCATGTCTTGGTTGTCACTTTGTTTTTTGAGTTGTGATAGTTCTTCAGATGAAATTGAAAGTGAAGTAGAGCAAGAGGTAATTGAAGAGGAAGAGATTATTGAGGATGAACAAGAAGTTGAAGAAGAAATAGAGGAAGTGAAAGTAGAAGGAGTGGACTATTTTTTGCCTAATATTGATTTGGAAAATTGGAAGGTGACATTGCCTATTGGTAGTCCAGATGAGGTAAATCCACCAGAAATAATAGATTATGCTACTGATGAAAGGTTATTGCCGTTCATGTATAATGATTCTACAGATGGCGCTTTGGTTTTTTATACATCACCTGGATCATCAACAGCAAACTCTTCTTATTCAAGAACGGAGTTGAGAGAGCAAATAGTTCCGGGTAGTAATAGTACAAATTGGACTTTTGCACAGGGCGGACGTATGAAAGGTACATTGTCTGTGCCTGAAATATCTGTAGATGATGGCGGAGATTTTCATAGAACATTGGTTATGCAAATTCATGGTAGATTAACTAATGAGCAAAGAGATTTAATAGGCGAGAATGATAATAATGCACCGCCGATGTTGAAGATATATTGGCAGAAAGAAAGGGTTAGGGTGCTTACTAAAAAGCTTAAGGATGTTAATGCCACTGACGAGGAAATACTACATACTGATGCTTGGGAGGATAATGAAAGTCATACATTTTCAGAAGTTGTAGGTAATGATAAGTTTACTTTAGAAGTTGTAGTTTCAGAAGGAAGAATGGAAATTGTATTGAATGATTCTGAATCTGTTGTCTATAACGACATTCATATTGAAAAATGGGGTGTATTTGAAAACTATTTTAAAGCTGGTAATTATTTACAGACCATAGAAAACAATGCATTTGCGTACGTAAAATATTATGAATTAGAGGTTGTGCATTAATCTTAAAAGAAAAATATACCTAGTATAACAAAGAAAGTTGTTTGAGTTAGATTTGTTGAAATGAATTTACTGGCCTGTTTTAGGCCAGTAAATTTTAAATTAAACTAGTAGTTGTTCATTGTATATTAATTTTGCAAATTAATAATGACTAAGAATTACTAACGATTTTCTCTTAAAGCAAGTTATAAATGAAATTAGAAATCCTCACAAGGAATGAGAGCAATGAAATACAGAATGAGATAATATTACAGCTCAGAGATTTAATGAATAATAAAAATCTAGAGCCAGGTGATAAATTACCTTCAGAAAGAACATTGTCAGAGAAATTTGGTGTAAGTAGAAGTAGTGTTCGTGAAGCGATTCAGAAACTGGAATTTTACGGAATCTTAGTTTCTAAGCCTCAGAGCGGTACATTCGTTGCTGAAATAGGTCAAGTGGCCATGAATGGAATGGTTAACGACATTCTAAGGTTAGATGAGCCCGATTTTAAATCATTGGTAGAAACTAGAATTTTGTTAGAGCTTAAAACTGTGCGTCTGGCAGCTAGAAGAAGAACTGATGATGATTTGGAGCTAATGAAAAATGCCTTGGATGCTTATAGGGAAAAAGTTGAAAATGGAGAAGATGCAGTTCAAGAAGATTTGTTGTTTCATTTAGCCATAGCCAAAGCTAGTGGTAATAGTACAATGAATACTTTTATGTTGATTATAACACCTGAAATTCTTACCAATTTTGAAAAGTACCATGTTTGCGATAAGAATATGGCGTTCAGAGGTATTCAGGAGCATCAAGATATTTTTGATGCCATCAAGGAGCAAAATCCTCAATTGGCCAAAGAGAAGATGAAAGTACATTTTAAGAATCTTTATCAATTCTGCTATAATATTTAGGGTTGAGGTTGATACCCATATTGAAATACTTTTATAAATAATCCAATTTTGATTTTGAATTAGGTCAAAATAACTACTAAAAGAAAAACATGCCTAAATCATCTATTTGGAAAAAGATTTTAGCTCTAGTTTTAGCCTTTGGGCCAGGAATTTTTGCGATTGGTTATACCATTGGTACTGGAAGTGTTACCTCTATGATCGTGGCAGGGAGTACTTATGGAATGCAACTTTTATGGGTGTTGTTATTAAGTTGTGTTTTTTCGGGTTTGCTAATGTATGCCTATGGAAATTTTGCATTGGTAACGGGTGAAACAGCATTGTTTGCTTTTAAAAAGCATTTGAAGTGGGGCAAACTTATTGCAATTCTTATAATCTTAGGTATCTCATTTGGTCAATGGAATTCGCTAATGGGTATTCTGGGTATTTCTGCGAATATAATTTATGAAATCTTTCTTATTTATTCTCCAGGATTGGTCAATGCCAAATATGAGACAGTTCTAGCAATAGCCATTGCCGTGATAATTGTGTTTTATGGTTTATTGCTGGTAGGTAAATACGCTTTTTTTGAGAAAATTCTTGTAATTTTCGTTACAATAATGGGGCTTTCTTTCATCATTTCTTTATTTATGGTATATCCATTACCATTGGAAGTGGTAAAAGGTTTGGTGCCAACAATTCCAAAAGTTGAAGGTGGTCAAATGATGGTGGCTGCATTTGTTGGTACAACAATGGCTGCGGCCACATTCTTGTCAAGGCCATTATTTGTAAAAGGAAAAGGATGGACCATTAAAAATAGAAATCAACAAAAAAAAGATGCAATAATAGCGGCTTCATTGGTTTTCTTTATTAGTGCCTCCGTTATGGCAGTGGCTTGTGGAGCTCTTTTTCATCAAGGGCAGCCGGTAACCAAAGTATTGGACATGGTAAATACGCTTGAGCCCGTTGCTGGTAAATTTGCATTAACATTATTCTTCTTTGGAACTTTAAGTGCAGGGCTATCTTCAATATTTCCATGTTTATTGATAGCGCCAATATTATTGGCAGATTATCAATCTGGGGAGTTGGATACAAATTCAAAACAATTTAGAGTCATTACCGCAATAGCTTGTTTGTTCGCTTTAATAGTGCCGGTATACGGAGCAAACCCTATAGAAATGCAAATACTTTCTCAAGTATTTAATGTTTTTGTATTGCCATTGGTTATCCTGGGAATTATTTTGCTGATTAATAGCAAAAAACTTATGGCGCAATATAAGGCAGGTTTGTTGCTAAACATTGGTCTTTTTGCTGCCTTATTCTTCTCTTGTGTAATTTCCTATAATGGTATAGTGGCGTTGCTTGGTTATTTTTAAAATAATAGCGGTCAATTAATTTAAATGCTTTCCAACATTTTATTATAAAATGGTATAGATGTATCTTTATCCCCTATTATTCAAATTATATGGGATATTAGCTCAGTTGGTTTAGAGCGCTGCCTTGACAGGGCAGAGGTCACCGGTTCGAATCCAGTATATCCCACTATATGTTGTCTAAGACTCTTTCCAGTGCCATGCCTCTAGAGCCTTTTATAAGTAGTGTAGATTTAGGTGAAATTGAATTTGTTTTTAGATAAGCGTTTAAATCAGCAAATGATTTCAATTTCAATGAATTTGTAGTAGTTTGATAAAAATTCTCGCCTACAAAAATTACTTTTTCAAAGTTTAATCTTTTTGTTAAATCAACAATTGATTGATGTTCTTCATGGGATGAATTTCCTAACTCGAACATATCTCCCAAAATTAAAATTTTATTCGGCTTTTCTAATGTATGGAAATTTTCAAGTGCCACTTTCATACTTGAGGGATTGGCATTATAAGCATCTAAAATAATATAGTGCCCCTTGGTGTTTATAATTTGTGACCTGTTGTTATCTGGTATATATTTTTCAATAGCATATTTTATTTTGGGTAGTTCTATATTAAAATATTTGCCAATAATGATCGCAGCGCAACAGTTAGTGAAATTATATGTGCCAATAAGGTTACTGTTTATTTCAACATCTTCTACCTTTAGGTTTACAAATGGTTGTGCTTTTATAAGTTCAATATTGAAATACTTTGCTTGCGTAGTGCTGAAGCCATATTTCTTGGTGAAACCTTCTAGTTTTTCTAATTGGATGGGGTCGTCTGCATTTAGAAATACGGACTTGTTACTGCTAATTAAATAATCATATAGTTCACTTTTCCCTTTTATAACTCCTTCTACGCCACCAAAACCTTCTAAATGTGCTTTTCCAAAGTTGGTTATATAACCAAAATCAGGTTCGGCAATTTTACAAAGAAATTCAATTTCATTAAGGTGGTTGGCACCCATTTCAACTATAGCAATTTCTGTATCTGGTTTAATGGTCAGTAGTGTTAATGGCACTCCAATATGGTTGTTTAGATTACCTTTAGTGGCTATCGTTCTGTATGAAGTGCTTAAAACAGCGTTTATTAATTCTTTTGTAGTTGTTTTTCCATTACTGCCGGTTAAACTAATTACCTGTGCTTTACACTTTTTTCTATGGTAGTTTGCTAGGTCCTGCAATGTTTTAAGAACATTATCAACTAGAATTGTTTTGTTGTTTACAACATATTTTTCTTCATCAATCACCACATAACTGGCTCCGCAATCAAGAGCCTTTTGTGTATAAGTATTGCCGTTGAAATTCTCTCCTTTCAGAGCAAAGAAAATATCATTTTCCTTAATCTTTCGAGTGTCTGTACTAATAGAAGGGTTTGCTAAAAAGATAGCGTGTAAGTCGTGAATTTTCATAAAATCGAAGATAAAAAAAAGCCCTTTAAGAAAAGGGCTTTTTTAATACGTTAGATAAAAATTATTTTGCTTTTTTACCTCTAACTGTTTTGTTTTTTGTTTTTGATTTAGAGCCAACTCTAGACATTGCACATCTAAATCCTATATAGTCCGTAGCCATATATTGTGGTAAATATCTTCTTTGTGCAGGGTCTAACCAGTATGCTCTATCTCTCCAAGATCCACCTTTGTAAACTCTTACTTCATCATTGATCAAAGTAGTTCTGTTGTTAGATGAATCATAACCTTTTATAAGATTACCTAAAGAATCTCTTTCAACTGAATGCTTAGGAGAGTTGTACATTTTTTTCTTGGAATCCTCTTCGTCTCCATCGTTGAATCTATCATAGAATCTAGAAGAACCTGGATCTCCATCTCTATATCCTCTGTTGTCACTTGATGAGAAATTAGTTCTTAAGTATGTTTCTTCTTCATCTACGGGAACCATTTTAATTTCTCCCGGTAAATTTACGGCTACTACTTTTCCGTTAGGTAATGTATCGTAGACGATTGAATCTCTTAAAATATTTACTTTACCATCTTCGCCAATGGCTGTTTTCATGTAAATATTACCTCTGTAGTAGTTAAAATCACTTACCTCATCATCAACTATTGGTCTATATACATCCGCTACCCACTCGGCAACGTTACCGGCCATATCGTATAAACCTAAATCGTTAGGCTTGTAAGACATTACTTCGGCAGTAATATCTGCTCCGTCATCGGACCAACCTGCAATTCCGCCGTAATCACCCTTTGCTTGCTTAAAGTTGGCTAATTGATCACCACGACCTACACGTTGTCCGTTTCTGGTGTAATCGCCTTCCCAAGGATATTTTTTTCTACCTCTGTAATTGTTATATTCTCTTTGTCCAACCTGTGCTTGCGCTGCATATTCCCATTCAGTTTCAGTTGGTAATCTATATTCGGGCATAATGATACCGCTGCTTCTCTTGGCAAAAGTTGAAACGCTATCCTTTTTCTTTTTACCTTGTAATGAATCAATTTGTCCATTATATACAGATTCAGGTCTATTTAAATATGCCTCAGTACTGAAAGTGCCTTGTACTTCACCTGTAGCTGCTTGATATTTGGCGTCTTCAGATAAGTAACCTTCTCTTTCTAGCATAACTTCGTTTACACGATCTGTTCTCCATTCGGCAAATTGTGTTGCTTGGATCCAGTTTACGCCAACTACAGGGTATTCTGCATATGCAGGGTGTCTCAAGTAATTATTGGTCATGGTTTCATTAAAACCTAATCTGTTTCTCCATACCAATGTATCTGGCAATGCACCTACGTAAATGTTAGTGTATTTAGGGTTTTCTGGTGGATATACGCTTTTTAAATAATCAAGGTATTCCAAATACATTACGTTGGTTACCTCTGTCTCGTCCATATAAAAAGACTGTACATGTTGTGAAGTCGGAGTATTGTTCCAATCATGCATTACGTCATCTTGAACCTTACCTTTGGTAAACGTTCCACCTTCAACGAATACTAATCCAGGAGCGGTTTCTTGCTCTTTAAAATCGGTATTATATTGAAAACCACCTTCCTTGGCATTTATTTTCCAACCTGTAGCTCTAGAGGTGTTTTTAGAAGAAGATGAAGATTTTGAACAGCTACTAGCTGTTAAGCCTCCTACTATAACCGTGCACGAGAGTACAACTTTTACTAAATGTTTTTTCATAATTAGGACTTGAGTTCAATTGTCATATTAAATAGTAGTTTGGTTCCTATTTCAATATGATACTGTAATTTCTTTTAATTTGTTTGTCACTTTCGCTCAATAGAACGGTGTTTTTATAAGATTATTTTATAATTAAAAATAATTTTGAAAATCTAAAAAATAACCGTTGGTAAAATTGGGCCTTCTTTAAAGGTTAAACGGTTAAATCAACCAAATAGTATGGTCCGGGATAAAACTTTTAGAATGTGATAATAAGGCTTGTAATCTAAATTCGGAAAAAAGCAATGACTCTTATATACAGGTCAAAAAATAAAATCTTATAAAAAACTTAATATTCATGCAAGATAACGGGAAAATGTGCGTTTACATGTAAAATATTAGAGTTGAAATTACAGTAAACGCTATATTTCAACTTTGAAAATTATAAAAGAACAATTCTAAGATGAGAAAAATTTCATTTGTTTTCTTTGTATTGATTATCGGTAAAATATTTGCCCAAGACGACCAACGTGTAATTACAACGGCGGTGCCATTTCTAACAATAGCGGCAGATGCTAGGTCTGCTGGTATGGGTGATATGGGTGTGGCAACATCTACAGATGCTTTTTCTCAACAATGGAATCCTGCTAAATTTGCATTTGCTGAGCGTAAGATGGGCATTGGTGTGAGTTATACACCATATTTGGAAAGTATTATCACTGATATCTCTTTGCTAAATGCGAGTTTTTATAATAAAATTAACGAGCAAAGTGCATTTGCGGTCAGTTTGCGATATTTTACTTTAGGTGAAATTGAGTTAAGACAGTTTGCCAATGATCCAGGTACTATTGCAAAACCAAATGAGTTGGCATTGGATGGGTCATACTCATTAAAGTTAAGTCCTACTTTTTCAATGGCAGTTGGTGGGCGATATATAAGGTCTAATTTGAAATTACCACAGAACGGTAGTGAAGATTCACAAGCCGCAGGTTCATTTGCGGTAGATGTAGCCGGTTACTTTAGGTCTAGAGAAATAGCCTATAATAATTTTGATGGTAGATGGAGAGGTGGCTTCAACCTTTCTAATATTGGT
It encodes the following:
- the gldJ gene encoding gliding motility lipoprotein GldJ, whose translation is MKKHLVKVVLSCTVIVGGLTASSCSKSSSSSKNTSRATGWKINAKEGGFQYNTDFKEQETAPGLVFVEGGTFTKGKVQDDVMHDWNNTPTSQHVQSFYMDETEVTNVMYLEYLDYLKSVYPPENPKYTNIYVGALPDTLVWRNRLGFNETMTNNYLRHPAYAEYPVVGVNWIQATQFAEWRTDRVNEVMLEREGYLSEDAKYQAATGEVQGTFSTEAYLNRPESVYNGQIDSLQGKKKKDSVSTFAKRSSGIIMPEYRLPTETEWEYAAQAQVGQREYNNYRGRKKYPWEGDYTRNGQRVGRGDQLANFKQAKGDYGGIAGWSDDGADITAEVMSYKPNDLGLYDMAGNVAEWVADVYRPIVDDEVSDFNYYRGNIYMKTAIGEDGKVNILRDSIVYDTLPNGKVVAVNLPGEIKMVPVDEEETYLRTNFSSSDNRGYRDGDPGSSRFYDRFNDGDEEDSKKKMYNSPKHSVERDSLGNLIKGYDSSNNRTTLINDEVRVYKGGSWRDRAYWLDPAQRRYLPQYMATDYIGFRCAMSRVGSKSKTKNKTVRGKKAK
- the porV gene encoding type IX secretion system outer membrane channel protein PorV, yielding MRKISFVFFVLIIGKIFAQDDQRVITTAVPFLTIAADARSAGMGDMGVATSTDAFSQQWNPAKFAFAERKMGIGVSYTPYLESIITDISLLNASFYNKINEQSAFAVSLRYFTLGEIELRQFANDPGTIAKPNELALDGSYSLKLSPTFSMAVGGRYIRSNLKLPQNGSEDSQAAGSFAVDVAGYFRSREIAYNNFDGRWRGGFNLSNIGGKIQYDEGGQENFLPSKLSLGGGFDFILDQDNVIGITTEFTKLLVPTPQDFDGDGDVDAADNDIYQNESGFSGIFNSFTDAPDGFGEELKEFTWALGAEYVYQDAFMIRTGYFNESEEKGSRKFFTLGAGFKFKAAQVDLSYLFSTSQVRNPLENTLRFSLTFNLGEEYYND